From one Lycium barbarum isolate Lr01 chromosome 6, ASM1917538v2, whole genome shotgun sequence genomic stretch:
- the LOC132645791 gene encoding COP9 signalosome complex subunit 7 isoform X4 has translation MGSIVASYKIRVATLLQCIPSSPKVYYYKMDIEQKQAEHIDYFVKQASTLKGSSLNNLIVEATSHPSLFAFSEILSVSNVVQLEGTENSVYLDLLRLFAHGTWSDYKSNAGRLPQLVPEQVLKLKQLTVLTLADTSKELPYDQLMQELDVTNVRELEDFLINECMYVGIVRGKLDQLKRCFEVLFAAGRDLRPGQLGNMLQTLTDWLTTSDNLLVSIQEKIKWADTMSESDKKHRKEVEERVDEVKKSLSLKETTPYWLR, from the exons ATGGGCTCAATAGTAGCATCATACAAAATCAGAGTAGCGACCTTGCTTCAGTGCATCCCTTCCTCTCCAAAAGTTTATTATTACA AGATGGATATCGAACAAAAGCAAGCGGAGCACATCGATTACTTTGTGAAACAAGCATCAACACTAAAGGGTTCTTCCCTAAACAACCTTATTGTCGAAGCCACCTCCCATCCTTCACTCTTCGCTTTCTCCGAGATTCTTTCTGTTTCCAACGTTGTCCAG CTGGAAGGAACTGAGAATTCAGTATACCTTGATTTGCTTCGTTTGTTTGCTCATGGGACGTGGAGTGATTACAAAA GTAATGCTGGCCGTCTTCCTCAGTTGGTGCCTGAACAAGTTCTCAAGTTGAAGCAACTTACTGTGCTTACGCTAGCTGATACAAGCAAG GAGCTTCCATATGATCAACTTATGCAGGAGTTGGATGTCACGAATGTGCGTGAACTTGAAGATTTTCTCATAAATGAGTGCATGTATGTG GGTATAGTTAGAGGAAAGCTGGATCAGTTGAAAAGATGTTTTGAG GTACTATTTGCTGCAGGGAGGGATCTCAGACCTGGTCAATTGGGGAATATGCTACAGACATTAACTGACTG GTTGACTACATCAGACAATCTTCTTGTCTCAATTCAAGAGAAAATCAAATGGGCAGATACAATGAGTGAATCGGACAAGAAGCACCGGAAGGAAGTTGAAGAAAGGGTCGACGAAGTGAAGAAGTCACTCTCTTTGAAG GAGACGACACCCTATTGGTTAAGGTGA
- the LOC132645791 gene encoding COP9 signalosome complex subunit 7 isoform X1, protein MGSIVASYKIRVATLLQCIPSSPKVYYYKMDIEQKQAEHIDYFVKQASTLKGSSLNNLIVEATSHPSLFAFSEILSVSNVVQLEGTENSVYLDLLRLFAHGTWSDYKSNAGRLPQLVPEQVLKLKQLTVLTLADTSKELPYDQLMQELDVTNVRELEDFLINECMYVGIVRGKLDQLKRCFEVLFAAGRDLRPGQLGNMLQTLTDWLTTSDNLLVSIQEKIKWADTMSESDKKHRKEVEERVDEVKKSLSLKADVDFRGHEEIYSESGGVMDYEEDRGRPKRRRHPIG, encoded by the exons ATGGGCTCAATAGTAGCATCATACAAAATCAGAGTAGCGACCTTGCTTCAGTGCATCCCTTCCTCTCCAAAAGTTTATTATTACA AGATGGATATCGAACAAAAGCAAGCGGAGCACATCGATTACTTTGTGAAACAAGCATCAACACTAAAGGGTTCTTCCCTAAACAACCTTATTGTCGAAGCCACCTCCCATCCTTCACTCTTCGCTTTCTCCGAGATTCTTTCTGTTTCCAACGTTGTCCAG CTGGAAGGAACTGAGAATTCAGTATACCTTGATTTGCTTCGTTTGTTTGCTCATGGGACGTGGAGTGATTACAAAA GTAATGCTGGCCGTCTTCCTCAGTTGGTGCCTGAACAAGTTCTCAAGTTGAAGCAACTTACTGTGCTTACGCTAGCTGATACAAGCAAG GAGCTTCCATATGATCAACTTATGCAGGAGTTGGATGTCACGAATGTGCGTGAACTTGAAGATTTTCTCATAAATGAGTGCATGTATGTG GGTATAGTTAGAGGAAAGCTGGATCAGTTGAAAAGATGTTTTGAG GTACTATTTGCTGCAGGGAGGGATCTCAGACCTGGTCAATTGGGGAATATGCTACAGACATTAACTGACTG GTTGACTACATCAGACAATCTTCTTGTCTCAATTCAAGAGAAAATCAAATGGGCAGATACAATGAGTGAATCGGACAAGAAGCACCGGAAGGAAGTTGAAGAAAGGGTCGACGAAGTGAAGAAGTCACTCTCTTTGAAG GCCGATGTTGACTTCAGAGGGCATGAGGAGATCTACTCTGAATCTGGTGGAGTGATGGATTATGAGGAAGACCGAGGCCGACCGAAGAG GAGACGACACCCTATTGGTTAA
- the LOC132645791 gene encoding COP9 signalosome complex subunit 7 isoform X3, with the protein MGSIVASYKIRVATLLQCIPSSPKVYYYKMDIEQKQAEHIDYFVKQASTLKGSSLNNLIVEATSHPSLFAFSEILSVSNVVQLEGTENSVYLDLLRLFAHGTWSDYKSNAGRLPQLVPEQVLKLKQLTVLTLADTSKELPYDQLMQELDVTNVRELEDFLINECMYVGIVRGKLDQLKRCFEVLFAAGRDLRPGQLGNMLQTLTDWLTTSDNLLVSIQEKIKWADTMSESDKKHRKEVEERVDEVKKSLSLKLQTVSRPMLTSEGMRRSTLNLVE; encoded by the exons ATGGGCTCAATAGTAGCATCATACAAAATCAGAGTAGCGACCTTGCTTCAGTGCATCCCTTCCTCTCCAAAAGTTTATTATTACA AGATGGATATCGAACAAAAGCAAGCGGAGCACATCGATTACTTTGTGAAACAAGCATCAACACTAAAGGGTTCTTCCCTAAACAACCTTATTGTCGAAGCCACCTCCCATCCTTCACTCTTCGCTTTCTCCGAGATTCTTTCTGTTTCCAACGTTGTCCAG CTGGAAGGAACTGAGAATTCAGTATACCTTGATTTGCTTCGTTTGTTTGCTCATGGGACGTGGAGTGATTACAAAA GTAATGCTGGCCGTCTTCCTCAGTTGGTGCCTGAACAAGTTCTCAAGTTGAAGCAACTTACTGTGCTTACGCTAGCTGATACAAGCAAG GAGCTTCCATATGATCAACTTATGCAGGAGTTGGATGTCACGAATGTGCGTGAACTTGAAGATTTTCTCATAAATGAGTGCATGTATGTG GGTATAGTTAGAGGAAAGCTGGATCAGTTGAAAAGATGTTTTGAG GTACTATTTGCTGCAGGGAGGGATCTCAGACCTGGTCAATTGGGGAATATGCTACAGACATTAACTGACTG GTTGACTACATCAGACAATCTTCTTGTCTCAATTCAAGAGAAAATCAAATGGGCAGATACAATGAGTGAATCGGACAAGAAGCACCGGAAGGAAGTTGAAGAAAGGGTCGACGAAGTGAAGAAGTCACTCTCTTTGAAG CTACAAACTGTAAGCAGGCCGATGTTGACTTCAGAGGGCATGAGGAGATCTACTCTGAATCTGGTGGAGTGA
- the LOC132645791 gene encoding COP9 signalosome complex subunit 7 isoform X2 gives MGSIVASYKIRVATLLQCIPSSPKVYYYKMDIEQKQAEHIDYFVKQASTLKGSSLNNLIVEATSHPSLFAFSEILSVSNVVQLEGTENSVYLDLLRLFAHGTWSDYKSNAGRLPQLVPEQVLKLKQLTVLTLADTSKELPYDQLMQELDVTNVRELEDFLINECMYVGIVRGKLDQLKRCFEVLFAAGRDLRPGQLGNMLQTLTDWLTTSDNLLVSIQEKIKWADTMSESDKKHRKEVEERVDEVKKSLSLKKLQTVSRPMLTSEGMRRSTLNLVE, from the exons ATGGGCTCAATAGTAGCATCATACAAAATCAGAGTAGCGACCTTGCTTCAGTGCATCCCTTCCTCTCCAAAAGTTTATTATTACA AGATGGATATCGAACAAAAGCAAGCGGAGCACATCGATTACTTTGTGAAACAAGCATCAACACTAAAGGGTTCTTCCCTAAACAACCTTATTGTCGAAGCCACCTCCCATCCTTCACTCTTCGCTTTCTCCGAGATTCTTTCTGTTTCCAACGTTGTCCAG CTGGAAGGAACTGAGAATTCAGTATACCTTGATTTGCTTCGTTTGTTTGCTCATGGGACGTGGAGTGATTACAAAA GTAATGCTGGCCGTCTTCCTCAGTTGGTGCCTGAACAAGTTCTCAAGTTGAAGCAACTTACTGTGCTTACGCTAGCTGATACAAGCAAG GAGCTTCCATATGATCAACTTATGCAGGAGTTGGATGTCACGAATGTGCGTGAACTTGAAGATTTTCTCATAAATGAGTGCATGTATGTG GGTATAGTTAGAGGAAAGCTGGATCAGTTGAAAAGATGTTTTGAG GTACTATTTGCTGCAGGGAGGGATCTCAGACCTGGTCAATTGGGGAATATGCTACAGACATTAACTGACTG GTTGACTACATCAGACAATCTTCTTGTCTCAATTCAAGAGAAAATCAAATGGGCAGATACAATGAGTGAATCGGACAAGAAGCACCGGAAGGAAGTTGAAGAAAGGGTCGACGAAGTGAAGAAGTCACTCTCTTTGAAG AAGCTACAAACTGTAAGCAGGCCGATGTTGACTTCAGAGGGCATGAGGAGATCTACTCTGAATCTGGTGGAGTGA